The stretch of DNA CACTTCATTGATTAAACCAAATATGTCAACCAGGTAAGCAAGACACTGATGGAAGCCTTCAACCTGCATTGAAGCCAGTCGTTTGggtttgttatgagttttcaaGAACTCATTGACCTCTGCTCATAGATTGAAGAAACGCAGAAGCATTTTACCCTTTGATAACCATCGAACTTCGGTGTTGAACAATAGCGATTAGTGCACAGGCCAAAAATTAGCAAGGCCAAAGctttgataaagtttactactttAACCACTGAAGAAAAGTGTTCCTGCAATCCTTTGGGAAGAGTTTTAGCTGCTAGCGCTTGTCTGTGAATGAAGCCATGGGTACTCACCTCTAAAGGAATCTTTTCTTTTACCAACTGTGCAAATTCAGCACAACAGCCAAGCATGGCTGGAGCACCATCAGTGCAAACTCTAATTCGTTTGCCCCAGTCCAGATGTTCTTTGCTGAAGAAGTCGGAAATTAGGTTCATAACATTAGCAGCTGTGGTGGTCTCTGTTAGAGGACTACAGAACAGAAATTCTTCATCAATTGTCTCTCTGTGTACATAGCGTGCAAACACCGTCAGCTGTAAAATGCTAGCAACATCAGTGgactcatcaagttgaatgGCGAACATGGGAGATGACTTGATCTTTTCAATTACTTGTCTCTTTATGTCCGCAGACATATCATCGATCCTTGATTTCACTGTCCTGTCTGAGAGGGATAAATCAGCTATCTTTTGAGCGGCTGTGTCTCCGAGAATAATCTTAGTACACTCCAGCAGACAAGGTTTAACTAATGTTTCACCAATGGTGTGTGGCTTCTTATCTCTGGCGATACGGTAAAACAGAGCATAGGATGCCTCGGTAATGGTCTGTGCCTAGATATGAAAGCAGCAAGTGGAATCCAGTTTTGCCCGCTTGAGTTCTCTCTCATTAGCTTCAAAGAACGGCTTTGATTTATCCATGTGTTCTGCTTTGGCGATTGCGCTGTTGTTGCTCATATATTATTCTTTGCTACATTAGTTAGCCTTGCAGTCATATCTTGTAGCTCCACAAAGAAATCATTGTGTCAAAACACCGCTCAAGTGCTTACCGCTCCAATCAAATACTAAACTACTATATTCTTGTTGCAACCAATCAGCTAAGAATATTAAAcgaaatctttttattttaaatcataTAGCAAAAGCACATATGTAGCTTCATAAGATGTTTGGAGCGTTTGCGTCCTCGTTTGTTACAAATAttgtcattaatattttaaaaataaaatatacacaaaaaatttttcatttttttctaagTGTCTGCTTtagcaaaacttttaaaaatatcaaaaatccAATTTAGTAATAAATAAGGCTAAACATGTAGTAAATGTCATTTATCTACATTACATAGTTAAACTATCTGCGTAATTAATCCAACCTAAAGCTGAGATTCATCATGGATTAAAAATTAACACCTAAATTTAAAAATGCTGTCGTGACTGTCTGTTTGGTGCTAGTTATTTTTTATACGGTTgcgatttgatcttggaacttTCTGTTTGCCAGGCAAATAGCTTAATAATTAAGTTACAAGAGATTGATGTATTGATTGGGCGATATAAATGATTATttaggttaaaatacgcatagcattATGTTACGACACGTGaataaagcttgctctcatgactcttattagtaagtttaaattaCCAGCTTGCGCAAATTAGCGATTGGCAATGTGCatggctaatagcaagtggcaggcaactatatTATCtttcactgtttataaactgatttttaatacccatgcaatgtCGGGCATTCCGCCAGTCATTGAATAAGAtgctatttttataaaaaatacagaAATATCAATACTTGCTGTGAATGAAAGCACATCTTTGGTGATAACATGTAATAAATCAACTGACCAGCTGTGGTTGATTTATAACATGTAATAAATCAACTGAGCAACTGTGGTTAATTTATAACATGTGATAAATCAACTGAGCAACTGTGGTTAATTTATACCATGTAATAAATCAACTGAGCAACTGTGGTTGATTTATAACATGTAATAAATCAACTGAGCAACTGTGGTTAATT from Watersipora subatra chromosome 2, tzWatSuba1.1, whole genome shotgun sequence encodes:
- the LOC137388144 gene encoding protein FAM200C-like, yielding MPDIAWAQTITEASYALFYRIARDKKPHTIGETLVKPCLLECTKIILGDTAAQKIADLSLSDRTVKSRIDDMSADIKRQVIEKIKSSPMFAIQLDESTDVASILQLTVFARYVHRETIDEEFLFCSPLTETTTAANVMNLISDFFSKEHLDWGKRIRVCTDGAPAMLGCCAEFAQLVKEKIPLEVEGFHQCLAYLVDIFGLINEVNTKMQGRDRNVLSVTDSINAFKGKLKLCVERLATGNTDYLVDRCSDGPLLATSLNHLKLNDLHLPDAYLLPQIDDSLNALLGKLGFSTLDLVCGYWQLFMVSDIQTKLAFLAYPAFECERLWYYPLP